In the genome of uncultured Fusobacterium sp., one region contains:
- a CDS encoding SIS domain-containing protein yields MSKYAEMLKFNEKEYRTSADLIREARPIAEKVADEVSKQGYKNIFFTAVGGSLAPMLAMGEMAKQVTEKPVFVEQAAELLNRGHKSLSKDSIVITLSKSGDTKETVAIAKHCKENGIRVICCTKNPESPLAKNSDYTIPMRHENGVEYEYMLLFWLFFRLMKNNGDFDDYDEFADQLMTLPENLLEAKYKFDPIAKEAGKKYYNEPYMIWVGGGEVWGETYLFSMCLLEEMQWIRTKSVTSAEFFHGTLEIVEKDVCVFLVKGAGKTRVLDERAEKFLRNYTDKLTVIDTQDFELKGIDEKYRWIIAPTIASTVLVDRMAFHFEDNTKHSLDIRRYYRQFDY; encoded by the coding sequence ATGTCAAAATATGCTGAAATGTTAAAATTTAATGAAAAGGAATATAGAACAAGTGCTGATCTAATAAGAGAGGCTCGTCCAATAGCTGAAAAAGTAGCAGATGAAGTATCAAAACAAGGATATAAAAATATATTTTTTACAGCTGTAGGTGGAAGTTTAGCTCCAATGTTAGCTATGGGAGAAATGGCAAAACAAGTAACTGAAAAGCCTGTATTTGTAGAGCAAGCAGCTGAATTATTAAATAGAGGGCATAAATCATTATCAAAAGATTCAATAGTAATTACACTATCAAAATCTGGAGATACAAAAGAAACAGTAGCAATAGCAAAACATTGTAAAGAAAATGGAATAAGAGTTATTTGTTGTACTAAAAATCCAGAATCTCCACTAGCTAAAAACTCTGATTATACAATTCCTATGAGACATGAAAATGGAGTAGAATATGAATACATGTTATTATTCTGGTTATTCTTTAGATTGATGAAAAACAATGGAGATTTTGATGATTATGATGAATTTGCAGATCAATTAATGACACTACCAGAAAATCTATTAGAAGCAAAATATAAATTTGATCCAATTGCAAAAGAAGCAGGTAAAAAATACTACAATGAACCATATATGATTTGGGTAGGTGGAGGAGAAGTTTGGGGAGAAACTTACCTATTCTCAATGTGTCTATTAGAAGAGATGCAATGGATTAGAACTAAGTCAGTAACAAGTGCTGAATTTTTCCATGGAACTCTTGAGATTGTAGAAAAAGATGTTTGTGTATTCTTAGTAAAAGGTGCTGGAAAAACTCGTGTGTTAGATGAAAGAGCAGAGAAATTCTTAAGAAATTATACAGATAAATTAACAGTAATTGATACACAAGACTTTGAATTAAAAGGTATTGATGAAAAATATCGTTGGATAATTGCACCAACAATTGCATCTACTGTGTTAGTTGATCGTATGGCTTTCCATTTTGAAGATAATACAAAACATAGCTTAGATATCAGAAGATATTACAGACAATTTGATTATTAA
- a CDS encoding coproporphyrinogen III oxidase, giving the protein MIINSDFEINKRSVEEFARVMVPEALEKILNLSLIENGKNIEIKMEIDNKVEKFSYINCEDKIEEQKQTMTKILLLKFYNKNYSWGGLMGVRPTKVLRRLLATGSTYEEAENMLRDFYLVTDEKIKLLVDTVKKENTFLNREYINLYIGIPFCPSKCKYCSFASYEITSGVGRYYNGFVDTLLEEIEITGKYLKEKSLKIESLYMGGGTPTTLSEKDLERVLIQINRHLDMSNIKEFTLEAGREDSLTEKKFYLAKEYGVDRISLNPQTFNEKTLAKVNRRFNRENFDKFFKLGKELGFIINMDLIIGLPDESTEDILYTLNEVEKYDIDNLTVHSLAFKRASNLFKEDKSRKEIDREVIENRIKDLVASKEMSPYYMYRQKNIMEWGENVGYSKEGKESIFNIEMIEENQSTMGLGGGAITKIVLEEGDGKDYIERIVNPKDPALYIREMKERMESKCKLFDRLGEVK; this is encoded by the coding sequence GTGATAATCAACTCAGATTTTGAGATAAATAAAAGAAGTGTTGAAGAGTTTGCTAGGGTAATGGTACCAGAGGCGTTGGAAAAAATATTAAATCTATCTTTAATAGAAAATGGAAAAAATATAGAGATAAAAATGGAGATAGATAATAAAGTAGAAAAATTCTCTTATATAAATTGTGAAGATAAAATAGAAGAGCAAAAACAGACAATGACAAAAATTCTATTATTAAAGTTCTACAATAAAAATTACTCTTGGGGTGGCTTAATGGGAGTGAGGCCTACAAAGGTTTTAAGAAGATTATTAGCCACAGGTTCTACATATGAAGAGGCTGAAAATATGTTAAGAGATTTTTATTTGGTAACAGATGAAAAGATAAAACTTTTAGTAGATACAGTTAAAAAAGAGAATACATTTTTAAATAGAGAGTATATAAATTTATATATAGGAATACCTTTCTGTCCTAGTAAGTGCAAATATTGTTCTTTTGCATCTTATGAGATAACAAGTGGAGTAGGAAGATATTATAATGGTTTTGTAGATACTCTTTTAGAAGAGATAGAGATTACAGGAAAATATCTGAAAGAGAAAAGCTTAAAGATAGAATCTCTATATATGGGTGGAGGAACTCCTACAACTCTTAGTGAAAAAGATTTAGAAAGAGTGTTAATTCAAATAAATAGACATTTAGATATGTCTAATATTAAAGAGTTTACTCTAGAGGCTGGAAGAGAGGACTCGCTTACAGAGAAAAAGTTTTATTTGGCTAAAGAGTATGGAGTGGATAGAATAAGTTTAAATCCACAAACTTTTAATGAAAAAACTTTAGCAAAAGTGAATAGAAGATTCAATAGAGAAAATTTTGATAAGTTTTTCAAACTAGGAAAAGAGCTTGGTTTTATAATCAATATGGATTTGATAATTGGATTGCCTGATGAAAGTACAGAGGATATTTTATATACTTTAAACGAAGTAGAAAAATATGATATAGATAATCTAACTGTTCACTCTTTAGCATTTAAAAGAGCCTCAAATCTTTTCAAAGAGGATAAAAGTAGAAAAGAGATTGATAGAGAGGTAATTGAAAATAGAATAAAAGATTTAGTTGCATCTAAAGAGATGTCCCCATACTATATGTATAGACAAAAAAATATTATGGAATGGGGAGAGAATGTTGGCTACTCTAAAGAGGGAAAAGAGTCTATCTTTAATATAGAGATGATAGAGGAAAATCAATCAACTATGGGACTAGGTGGAGGAGCTATCACAAAAATAGTCTTAGAAGAGGGAGATGGAAAAGATTATATTGAAAGAATAGTAAACCCTAAAGATCCAGCTCTATATATAAGAGAGATGAAAGAGAGAATGGAAAGTAAGTGTAAATTGTTTGATAGACTAGGAGAGGTAAAATGA
- a CDS encoding AEC family transporter, which translates to MLEIILEKLLPIFLFFTIGYILKIMNILKKEEASVLLKLVFYLLSPAVIILSVSGMKLERELLLYPISALCIHAFMIPTGLFLSKLIKLNDDERKVFRGATLIMNMTFILPFFIVFFGEKNLYLLSLFDAGNLVIVTTVVYSIFVSSKEDTAMDKIKKLLKSPLIIALIIGFVLNITGLKLPRGIEITMQEIAEMTGTLIMIALGAYFTPKFKKLKLSLIIVAIKVIGILIATFIIGKFLPIDEMGRKIMLLGAFSPVGNNILTFVFVTDGDMELAINVVSLSIILSFINVSLLLILS; encoded by the coding sequence ATGTTAGAGATAATATTAGAAAAATTATTGCCAATATTTTTATTTTTTACAATAGGGTACATTTTAAAAATTATGAATATTTTAAAAAAGGAAGAAGCATCAGTACTGTTAAAGCTTGTATTTTATCTTCTAAGCCCAGCAGTAATTATACTTTCAGTAAGTGGAATGAAGTTAGAAAGGGAACTGTTATTATATCCAATATCTGCACTATGTATACATGCTTTTATGATACCAACAGGACTTTTTTTATCAAAGCTAATAAAATTAAATGATGATGAGAGAAAAGTTTTTCGTGGAGCTACATTGATAATGAATATGACTTTTATTTTACCATTTTTTATAGTATTTTTTGGAGAGAAAAATTTATATCTGTTATCTCTATTTGATGCAGGGAATTTAGTTATAGTTACTACTGTTGTCTATTCAATTTTTGTTTCATCTAAAGAGGATACAGCAATGGATAAAATAAAGAAACTTCTAAAATCTCCTCTTATAATTGCGTTGATAATTGGATTTGTGTTAAATATTACAGGGTTAAAGCTTCCAAGGGGAATAGAGATTACAATGCAAGAGATAGCAGAGATGACAGGGACACTTATTATGATAGCATTGGGTGCTTATTTTACTCCTAAATTTAAAAAGTTAAAGTTAAGTTTAATAATTGTAGCAATTAAAGTTATAGGAATATTGATAGCTACATTTATAATAGGAAAGTTTCTTCCTATTGATGAAATGGGAAGAAAAATAATGTTATTAGGTGCATTTTCTCCTGTTGGAAATAATATTTTAACTTTTGTTTTTGTAACAGATGGAGATATGGAATTAGCAATAAATGTAGTTTCTCTTTCAATAATATTAAGTTTTATAAATGTATCGCTTTTATTGATTCTAAGTTAA
- a CDS encoding DMT family transporter — MFKKKGLLYAILASILWAIVNPVIKTGLSYDMTPMNFAGLRFTSVGIILLAYTWHKGMWEEVRKNSKLFTLLTLVNIFLGYAAFYIGVNLVDGAISSIIMGTTPFVNIILSHIMTKHDKLNKHKVISILISLVGLLMIIGVKSGGYSINGIGLVGIGLLFMNIIFQGYSAIKVAEYKANIDPVFLNAVQMFFGGFLLYVTGVAIEGYKQFIGKPMGFYLSLGILVFVSVFAFSFWFIALQDKNTKVSEVNMCRLINPILGAILSWIMLPDEVPTFNTVAGMIIIVFSLVFYFKGKEYFEKNK, encoded by the coding sequence ATGTTTAAGAAAAAAGGTTTGCTTTATGCAATACTTGCATCAATTTTATGGGCAATAGTAAACCCTGTAATTAAAACAGGTTTAAGTTATGATATGACACCAATGAACTTTGCTGGATTGAGATTTACATCAGTAGGGATAATACTTTTGGCATATACTTGGCATAAAGGCATGTGGGAAGAAGTTAGAAAAAATAGTAAGTTATTTACATTACTAACTTTAGTAAATATCTTCTTAGGGTATGCAGCATTTTATATAGGGGTAAACTTAGTTGATGGAGCTATTTCATCTATAATAATGGGAACAACTCCTTTTGTAAATATTATTTTAAGTCACATTATGACAAAGCATGATAAGCTAAACAAGCATAAAGTGATTAGTATCTTAATAAGTTTAGTTGGTTTATTAATGATAATAGGAGTAAAAAGTGGAGGATACTCTATTAATGGAATTGGGCTTGTAGGTATAGGACTTCTATTTATGAATATAATTTTTCAAGGATATTCAGCAATTAAAGTAGCAGAGTACAAAGCAAATATTGATCCTGTATTTTTAAATGCTGTTCAAATGTTCTTTGGGGGATTCTTACTATATGTAACAGGAGTAGCAATAGAGGGATACAAACAATTTATAGGAAAACCTATGGGATTTTATTTAAGTTTAGGAATTTTAGTTTTTGTTTCAGTATTTGCATTTAGTTTCTGGTTTATAGCTCTTCAAGATAAAAATACAAAGGTTTCAGAAGTAAATATGTGTAGATTAATCAATCCAATTTTAGGAGCTATTTTAAGCTGGATAATGCTTCCAGATGAAGTACCAACATTTAATACAGTAGCAGGAATGATAATAATAGTATTTTCATTAGTTTTCTATTTCAAAGGAAAAGAGTATTTTGAAAAAAATAAATAA
- a CDS encoding sugar kinase: MEKIFDFKNREFGLACSGELLLRLSPVNNELLVQGTLLEKNIGGAEFNVATGVSSLGVKSTLITKLPENELGRYAKRVINSNGVDSSFIVDDNSLYKRLAIYFYEYGASPRKPNVTYDRHDSSFQFLEADELDKSIYDKCEIFHTSGISLGLCEKSKQLTKDLIKNFKEKGGLISFDVNFRRNLWGDEQNARVEIEKILPSIDILFASEETFIKMFKETGDLKEIMRRFAEKHDLALIASTQRTVNSPKSHNFTSIIYNRKEDKFYFEKPYENIEIVDRIGSGDAYVAGVLYGILKYNDTEKALKYGNACGAIKNTIVGDNNCAGANLIEGIIADHEFGSTSEMNR, from the coding sequence ATGGAAAAAATATTTGATTTTAAAAATAGAGAATTTGGATTAGCTTGTAGTGGAGAACTTTTATTAAGACTTTCTCCTGTAAATAATGAACTACTTGTTCAAGGAACTCTTTTAGAAAAAAATATCGGTGGTGCAGAATTTAACGTAGCAACTGGAGTTTCTTCTCTTGGAGTAAAAAGTACTCTTATCACTAAACTACCAGAAAATGAACTTGGAAGATATGCAAAAAGAGTTATAAACTCTAATGGAGTAGATAGCAGTTTTATAGTTGATGATAACTCTCTTTACAAACGTTTAGCTATATACTTCTATGAATATGGAGCATCTCCTAGAAAACCTAATGTTACTTATGATAGACATGATTCATCTTTCCAATTCTTAGAAGCTGATGAATTAGATAAATCAATCTATGATAAATGTGAAATTTTCCATACAAGTGGAATCAGTCTTGGACTTTGTGAAAAATCTAAACAACTTACTAAAGACTTAATTAAAAACTTCAAAGAAAAAGGTGGATTAATATCTTTTGATGTAAACTTCAGAAGAAATCTTTGGGGAGATGAACAAAATGCTAGAGTTGAAATAGAAAAAATCCTTCCTTCTATCGATATTCTATTTGCATCTGAAGAAACATTTATAAAAATGTTTAAAGAAACTGGAGATCTTAAAGAAATTATGAGAAGATTTGCTGAAAAACATGATCTTGCTTTAATAGCATCTACTCAAAGAACTGTAAACTCTCCAAAATCACATAACTTCACATCTATTATCTACAATAGAAAAGAAGATAAATTCTACTTCGAAAAACCATATGAAAATATAGAAATCGTTGATAGAATTGGAAGTGGAGATGCTTATGTTGCTGGAGTTCTTTATGGAATTCTAAAATATAACGACACTGAAAAAGCATTAAAATATGGAAATGCTTGTGGAGCTATAAAAAATACTATTGTTGGAGATAATAACTGTGCAGGAGCTAACCTTATTGAAGGAATCATAGCTGACCATGAATTTGGAAGCACAAGCGAAATGAATAGATAA
- a CDS encoding bifunctional 2-keto-4-hydroxyglutarate aldolase/2-keto-3-deoxy-6-phosphogluconate aldolase: protein MLKKSEILNKITEIGIVAVVRSETIAEGIRISKACVEGGIPAIEVTYTVPGATEVIKALKEEFTPDQLVIGAGTVLDAATARIAILAGAEFIVSPAFDEETAKLCNLYQVPYMPGCMTITEMTKAMQYGSDIIKLFPGSAFGPSFVKAVKAPLPQANIMPTGGVSLDNIEEWFKNGVVAVGAGGKLASGSTEDIIATAKAFVSKIREIKNK, encoded by the coding sequence ATGTTAAAGAAAAGTGAAATCTTAAATAAAATAACTGAAATTGGAATAGTTGCAGTTGTTAGAAGTGAAACTATTGCTGAAGGAATCAGAATTTCTAAAGCTTGTGTTGAAGGAGGAATCCCTGCTATTGAAGTTACATATACAGTTCCTGGAGCTACTGAAGTTATTAAAGCTCTTAAAGAAGAATTTACTCCAGATCAATTAGTAATTGGAGCTGGAACAGTATTAGATGCTGCTACTGCAAGAATCGCTATCCTAGCTGGAGCTGAATTTATCGTTTCTCCTGCTTTTGATGAAGAAACTGCTAAATTATGTAACCTATACCAAGTACCATATATGCCTGGATGCATGACTATTACTGAAATGACTAAAGCTATGCAATATGGATCAGACATCATCAAATTATTCCCTGGAAGTGCTTTCGGACCTTCATTTGTTAAAGCTGTTAAAGCTCCTCTTCCTCAAGCTAATATCATGCCTACAGGTGGAGTAAGCTTAGATAATATCGAAGAATGGTTCAAAAATGGTGTTGTAGCTGTTGGTGCAGGAGGAAAACTTGCTTCTGGTTCAACTGAAGATATCATTGCTACTGCAAAAGCTTTTGTTTCAAAAATCAGAGAAATAAAAAATAAATAA
- a CDS encoding type IV pilus twitching motility protein PilT — protein sequence MNEFDKILKDAQKEEVSDIHILTGEKIVFRKQGKLERKDYNIPNCDDIEKWIENILSKDEKIRYLQEKDIDLSYENSFGRYRINMYFEKSFSAIAIRVLKKEIKNLSLEEYPEILKEIVKYKNGLVLITGTTGSGKSTTLATMIEEINMNYEKSILTIEDPIEYIFKNKKSIIRQREIGKDTNSFATGLRAALRQDPDIIMVGELRDLESIEIALTIAETGHLVLRTLHTNSASSTINRIVDVFPAEKQEQIRVQLSMNLRCVVTQQLVNSKDDKRIPAFEILVVTPAVANQILNNKINQIDSFIETGKKFGMISMRESLEILRKKGKI from the coding sequence ATGAATGAGTTTGATAAAATCTTAAAAGATGCTCAAAAAGAAGAGGTATCTGATATACATATATTAACTGGAGAAAAAATAGTTTTTAGAAAACAAGGAAAATTAGAGAGAAAAGATTATAATATTCCTAATTGTGATGATATAGAAAAATGGATTGAAAATATTTTAAGCAAAGACGAAAAAATAAGATACTTGCAAGAAAAAGATATAGATTTATCTTATGAAAATAGTTTTGGAAGATATAGAATAAATATGTATTTTGAAAAAAGTTTTTCAGCTATAGCTATAAGAGTATTGAAAAAAGAGATAAAAAATTTATCTTTAGAGGAATATCCTGAGATTTTAAAAGAGATAGTTAAATATAAAAATGGACTTGTACTAATTACAGGAACTACTGGAAGTGGAAAAAGTACTACTTTGGCTACAATGATAGAAGAGATTAATATGAATTATGAAAAAAGTATCTTAACAATAGAAGATCCTATTGAATATATATTTAAAAATAAAAAATCTATAATTAGGCAAAGGGAGATAGGAAAAGATACTAATTCTTTTGCTACAGGATTAAGAGCTGCTTTAAGACAGGATCCAGATATTATAATGGTTGGTGAGTTAAGAGATTTAGAGAGTATAGAGATTGCATTAACTATTGCAGAGACAGGACATCTTGTATTGAGAACTCTTCATACTAATAGTGCTTCCTCTACAATAAATAGAATTGTTGATGTATTTCCTGCTGAAAAGCAGGAACAAATAAGAGTACAACTTAGTATGAATTTAAGATGTGTAGTTACTCAACAACTTGTAAATAGTAAAGATGATAAACGCATCCCAGCTTTTGAAATATTAGTTGTTACACCAGCAGTGGCAAATCAAATATTAAATAATAAAATAAATCAGATAGATTCCTTTATAGAAACAGGAAAAAAATTTGGAATGATCTCTATGAGAGAATCTTTAGAAATATTGAGAAAAAAAGGAAAAATATAG
- a CDS encoding PTS mannose/fructose/sorbose/N-acetylgalactosamine transporter subunit IIC — MLQAFLLGMIAFIAQSEFALGTSLISRPIVTGLFTGIVMGDIKAGVIMGATLELAFIGSFSVGGAIPPDVVTGGILGVAFAIASKSGVETVLLLALPIATFTLILKNVYLGIIIPMLAHKADAYAEEGNCRGIERMQLISGFGLSLMLALIVFFSYLLGSNVISTILNSIPEFVQRGLAVATGIIPALGFAMLARLLLNKTVAPYFFLGFAIAVYTGVPLTGIAIFGGILAVIVVNLKDGVQLRGAKAVEESEVEEDEDF, encoded by the coding sequence ATGTTACAAGCATTTCTTTTGGGAATGATAGCTTTTATAGCACAAAGTGAATTTGCTTTAGGAACAAGTTTAATTTCAAGACCTATTGTAACAGGGCTATTTACAGGAATAGTAATGGGAGATATAAAAGCTGGGGTAATAATGGGAGCTACTTTAGAACTTGCTTTTATAGGATCGTTTTCAGTAGGAGGAGCAATTCCACCAGATGTTGTAACAGGAGGTATTTTAGGGGTAGCCTTTGCAATAGCTTCTAAATCAGGAGTGGAAACAGTTTTACTATTGGCTTTACCTATAGCAACTTTTACTCTAATTTTAAAAAATGTTTATCTAGGAATAATAATTCCTATGTTAGCTCACAAGGCAGATGCTTATGCAGAGGAAGGAAATTGTAGAGGTATTGAAAGAATGCAGTTAATATCAGGATTTGGACTTTCATTAATGTTAGCACTAATAGTTTTCTTCTCATATTTACTAGGAAGTAATGTAATTTCAACTATATTAAATTCTATTCCTGAATTTGTGCAAAGAGGATTAGCTGTAGCAACAGGAATAATACCAGCATTAGGATTTGCAATGTTAGCAAGACTTCTATTAAATAAAACAGTTGCTCCATATTTCTTCTTAGGGTTTGCAATAGCTGTATATACTGGAGTTCCACTAACAGGAATAGCAATTTTTGGAGGTATATTAGCTGTAATAGTTGTTAATTTAAAAGATGGAGTTCAATTACGTGGAGCAAAGGCAGTAGAAGAAAGTGAGGTGGAAGAAGATGAAGACTTCTAA
- a CDS encoding SIS domain-containing protein: METMLSNIYEEKEVLLKILKEFRESNSKVIDELGTKAIKRVLILATGSSMNAAQTTKYFLEDILDCFIDIKEPFNFYNYEKIDSDLDLVIAITQSGKSSSTIEALKYIKENSKIKTLTITSDNESPVIEYSDLILNLNFGIEKVGFVTKGFSATLLNIFLLGIFLGESRKNISKEKFESYLKELEKIINYIPKVIEISEDYFEENKEILKATDRFVAIGYGGALGVAKEFETKFTETVRCPSQGFELEAYMHGPYLEANKNHIIFYLENDGKLKNRMKNLREYMDSYIKKSILIGLNNGDINISLEEKIDEHLVLLLLVVPIQLMSYKIATFKGINLGIRIFDDFDKVLKSKI, from the coding sequence ATGGAAACAATGCTATCTAATATTTATGAAGAAAAAGAAGTATTACTAAAAATATTGAAAGAATTTAGGGAAAGCAATTCTAAAGTTATAGATGAATTAGGAACAAAAGCTATAAAGAGAGTTTTAATCTTAGCTACTGGTTCATCTATGAATGCAGCTCAGACAACAAAATATTTTTTAGAAGATATTTTAGATTGTTTTATAGATATAAAAGAGCCTTTTAACTTTTATAACTATGAAAAAATAGATAGTGATTTAGACTTGGTAATTGCTATAACCCAAAGTGGAAAAAGCAGTTCTACAATAGAAGCCTTAAAATATATAAAGGAAAATTCTAAAATAAAAACTTTAACTATAACTTCAGATAATGAAAGTCCAGTTATAGAATATTCAGATTTAATTTTAAATTTAAACTTTGGAATAGAGAAAGTTGGGTTTGTAACTAAGGGATTTTCTGCAACATTATTAAATATTTTCTTGTTGGGAATATTTTTGGGTGAAAGTAGAAAAAATATTTCTAAAGAAAAGTTTGAGAGTTATTTAAAAGAGTTAGAAAAAATAATTAACTATATTCCAAAAGTAATTGAAATAAGTGAAGATTATTTTGAAGAAAATAAAGAGATTTTAAAAGCAACAGATAGATTTGTTGCAATAGGATATGGTGGAGCTTTAGGAGTAGCAAAAGAGTTTGAGACAAAATTTACTGAGACTGTTAGATGTCCATCACAAGGATTTGAATTAGAAGCTTATATGCATGGACCATATTTAGAAGCTAATAAAAATCATATTATATTTTATTTAGAAAACGATGGGAAATTAAAAAATAGGATGAAAAATTTAAGAGAGTATATGGACTCTTATATTAAAAAGTCAATTTTAATTGGGCTAAATAATGGGGATATAAATATTTCTTTAGAAGAAAAAATTGATGAACACTTAGTATTATTGTTATTGGTTGTTCCAATTCAATTAATGAGTTATAAAATAGCTACTTTTAAAGGAATAAATTTAGGTATTAGAATTTTTGATGATTTTGATAAAGTTTTAAAAAGTAAAATTTAA
- a CDS encoding sugar phosphate isomerase/epimerase, which produces MSQKIFISSLIFQNNNYGEIKKFIEHNNIKNMEFILEPDNASDFEKTLKLLDTIEFEEVAFHGPYKTCILSDSDENNWQKALETYIKCFEIVKKYNGSYIILHTSEYHEENSDIALIKAKIRKLVEVGKKYGVKVILENVGLKEEAIFSEKKYFKFLKEEEYKTVLDIGHAEINNWDIFNLMKESNDLIFAYHLHTNDGELDLHQSIRKNDFNINKFLNILEKENIDSRLVLEYSPSIEKKTLISDFNFLNDSL; this is translated from the coding sequence ATGTCACAAAAAATATTTATAAGTAGTTTAATCTTCCAAAATAATAATTATGGGGAGATAAAAAAATTTATTGAACATAACAATATAAAAAATATGGAATTTATTCTTGAACCAGATAATGCTTCTGACTTTGAAAAAACACTAAAACTTTTAGATACTATAGAATTTGAAGAAGTTGCATTTCATGGTCCTTATAAAACTTGTATTCTTTCTGATAGCGATGAAAATAATTGGCAAAAAGCTCTTGAAACATATATCAAATGCTTTGAGATTGTAAAAAAATATAATGGTAGTTATATCATATTACATACAAGTGAATACCATGAAGAAAATAGTGATATTGCTTTAATAAAAGCAAAAATTAGAAAATTAGTTGAAGTTGGTAAAAAATATGGAGTAAAAGTTATTCTTGAAAATGTAGGTTTAAAAGAGGAAGCTATATTTTCAGAAAAAAAATATTTTAAATTTTTAAAAGAGGAAGAGTATAAAACTGTTCTTGATATTGGTCATGCTGAAATTAATAATTGGGATATATTTAATTTAATGAAAGAGAGTAATGATCTTATATTTGCTTATCATCTTCATACTAATGATGGGGAGTTAGATCTACATCAAAGTATTAGAAAAAATGATTTTAATATAAATAAATTTTTAAACATATTAGAAAAAGAAAATATTGATAGTAGATTAGTTTTAGAATATTCTCCAAGTATTGAGAAAAAAACTCTTATTTCTGATTTTAACTTTTTAAATGATTCTTTATAA
- a CDS encoding PTS system mannose/fructose/sorbose family transporter subunit IID, with amino-acid sequence MKTSNSEKNIDKELTRVFWRSFQMEFSWNYERQMNLGYIYAIIPVLEKLYKDNKEGLKRALKRHLEFFNMTPHIVTLMLGISAAMEKENSEVEDFDENSINNIKTALMGPLSGIGDSFFWGTLRLIATGIGTSLSLQGNALGPILFLFIFNVPHIIIRFLLVKLGYKLGIEFLSKLQKNGTMEKLTFGASILGLVVIGAMAARMIDISTPLSFVSGENKIEVQGILNDIMPGILQLGAFGAVYYLLGKKVKPLMILLGMAIVGIIGSLIGIF; translated from the coding sequence ATGAAGACTTCTAATTCTGAAAAAAATATAGATAAAGAATTAACAAGAGTATTTTGGAGATCGTTCCAAATGGAGTTTTCTTGGAACTATGAAAGACAGATGAATTTGGGATATATTTATGCTATTATTCCAGTTTTAGAAAAACTATATAAAGATAATAAAGAGGGACTTAAAAGAGCCTTAAAAAGACACTTGGAGTTTTTCAATATGACACCTCATATAGTAACTTTAATGTTAGGAATTTCTGCTGCAATGGAGAAAGAAAATTCTGAAGTTGAAGATTTTGATGAAAACTCTATAAATAATATTAAAACAGCATTGATGGGACCACTTTCAGGAATAGGAGATTCATTTTTCTGGGGAACTTTAAGATTAATTGCAACAGGAATAGGAACATCTTTATCATTACAAGGAAATGCTTTAGGGCCAATATTATTCTTATTTATCTTTAATGTACCACACATAATAATAAGATTTTTACTTGTAAAATTAGGATATAAATTGGGAATAGAGTTCTTAAGTAAATTACAAAAAAATGGAACTATGGAAAAGTTAACATTTGGAGCTTCGATTTTAGGATTAGTAGTTATAGGGGCTATGGCTGCTAGAATGATAGACATTAGCACACCATTAAGTTTTGTTAGTGGAGAAAATAAAATTGAAGTTCAAGGAATATTGAATGATATTATGCCAGGTATATTACAACTAGGAGCCTTTGGAGCTGTTTATTATCTTCTTGGTAAAAAAGTAAAACCATTAATGATATTACTAGGAATGGCAATAGTAGGAATCATCGGTTCTCTTATTGGAATATTCTAA